In a single window of the Panthera leo isolate Ple1 chromosome A1, P.leo_Ple1_pat1.1, whole genome shotgun sequence genome:
- the ESM1 gene encoding endothelial cell-specific molecule 1 isoform X1: protein MKSLLLLATLLVPAHLATTWSPKYAVDCPERCDRAECKSSLSCKRTVLDDCGCCRVCAAGLGETCYRTVSGMDGAKCGPGLRCQFYSEEDDFGDEFGICKDCPYGTFGMECKETCNCQSGICDRVTGKCLKFPFLQYSVAKTSNRRLVSTEHDMASGDGNTVTEELVKTNTRSPVMKWLNPR, encoded by the exons ATGAAGAGCCTCTTGCTGCTAGCCACGCTCCTGGTACCCGCGCACCTGGCGACGACCTGGAGCCCCAAGTACGCGGTCGACTGCCCGGAGCGATGCGACCGCGCCGAGTGCAAAAGCAGCCTGAGCTGCAAGCGGACAGTGCTGGACGACTGCGGCTGCTGCCGGGTGTGCGCCGCGGGCCTGGGCGAAACCTGCTACCGCACCGTCTCCGGCATGGACGGCGCCAAGTGTGGCCCGGGGCTCAGGTGTCAGTTTTACAGTGAGGAAGATGACTTTGGTGACGAGTTTGGTATCTGCAAAG ACTGTCCCTACGGCACCTTCGGGATGGAATGCAAGGAGACATGCAACTGTCAGTCCGGCATATGTGACAGAGTGACTGGCAAATGTCTGAAATTTCCCTTCCTCCAATATTCAGTAGCCAAGACTTCCAACAGGAGACTTGTTTCTACAG AGCATGACATGGCATCTGGAGACGGCAATACTGTGACAGAAGAACTTGTAAAAACGAATACCCGCTCGCCTGTAATGAAATGGTTAAATCCTCGCTGA
- the ESM1 gene encoding endothelial cell-specific molecule 1 isoform X2 — translation MKSLLLLATLLVPAHLATTWSPKYAVDCPERCDRAECKSSLSCKRTVLDDCGCCRVCAAGLGETCYRTVSGMDGAKCGPGLRCQFYSEEDDFGDEFGICKEHDMASGDGNTVTEELVKTNTRSPVMKWLNPR, via the exons ATGAAGAGCCTCTTGCTGCTAGCCACGCTCCTGGTACCCGCGCACCTGGCGACGACCTGGAGCCCCAAGTACGCGGTCGACTGCCCGGAGCGATGCGACCGCGCCGAGTGCAAAAGCAGCCTGAGCTGCAAGCGGACAGTGCTGGACGACTGCGGCTGCTGCCGGGTGTGCGCCGCGGGCCTGGGCGAAACCTGCTACCGCACCGTCTCCGGCATGGACGGCGCCAAGTGTGGCCCGGGGCTCAGGTGTCAGTTTTACAGTGAGGAAGATGACTTTGGTGACGAGTTTGGTATCTGCAAAG AGCATGACATGGCATCTGGAGACGGCAATACTGTGACAGAAGAACTTGTAAAAACGAATACCCGCTCGCCTGTAATGAAATGGTTAAATCCTCGCTGA